The following are encoded together in the Aegilops tauschii subsp. strangulata cultivar AL8/78 unplaced genomic scaffold, Aet v6.0 ptg001167l_obj, whole genome shotgun sequence genome:
- the LOC109733143 gene encoding ATP synthase subunit beta, chloroplastic: MRTNPTTSPPGVSTIEEKSTGRIDQIIGPVLDVTFPPGKLPYIYNALVVQSRDTADKQINVTCEVQQLLGNNRVRAVAMSATDGLMRGMEVIDTGAPLSVPVGGATLGRIFNVLGEPVDNLGPVDSSATFPIHRSAPAFIELDTKLSIFETGIKVVDLLAPYRRGGKIGLFGGAGVGKTVLIMELINNIAKAHGGVSVFGGVGERTREGNDLYMEMKESGVINEKNIEESKVALVYGQMNEPPGARMRVGLTALTMAEYFRDVNKQDVLLFIDNIFRFVQAGSEVSALLGRMPSAVGYQPTLSTEMGSLQERIASTKKGSITSIQAVYVPADDLTDPAPATTFAHLDATTVLSRGLASKGIYPAVDPLDSTSTMLQPRIVGNEHYETAQRVKETLQRYKELQDIIAILGLDELSEEDRLTVARARKIERFLSQPFFVAEVFTGSPGKYVALAETIRGFQLILSGELDGLPEQAFYLVGNIDEASTKAITLEEENKSKK; the protein is encoded by the coding sequence ATGAGAACCAATCCTACTACTTCTCCTCCCGGGGTTTCCACAATTGAAGAAAAAAGTACAGGTCGTATCGATCAAATTATTGGACCCGTGCTGGATGTCACTTTTCCCCCAGGCAAGTTACCTTATATTTATAACGCTTTGGTAGTCCAGAGTAGAGACACTGCCGATAAGCAAATTAATGTGACTTGTGAGGTACAACAATTATTAGGAAATAATCGAGTTAGAGCTGTAGCTATGAGTGCTACGGACGGGTTGATGAGAGGAATGGAAGTGATTGACACGGGAGCTCCTCTCAGTGTTCCGGTCGGTGGAGCTACTCTCGGACGAATTTTCAACGTTCTTGGGGAGCCTGTTGACAATTTGGGTCCTGTAGATAGTAGTGCAACGTTCCCTATTCATAGATCTGCGCCTGCCTTTATCGAGTTAGATACGAAATTATCCATCTTTGAAACAGGTATTAAGGTCGTCGATCTTTTAGCTCCTTATCGACGTGGAggaaaaataggactatttgggGGGGCTGGAGTAGGTAAAACAGTACTGATCATGGAATTAATCAATAACATTGCTAAAGCTCATGGGGGCGTATCCGTATTCGGTGGAGTAGGGGAACGGACTCGTGAAGGAAATGATCTTTATATGGAAATGAAGGAATCCGGAGTAATTAATGAAAAAAATATTGAGGAATCAAAGGTAGCTCTAGTCTATGGCCAAATGAATGAACCACCGGGAGCTCGTATGAGAGTTGGTTTAACTGCCCTAACTATGGCGGAATATTTCCGAGATGTTAATAAGCAAGACGTGCTTTTATTTATCGATAATATCTTTCGTTTTGTTCAAGCAGGATCAGAGGTATCCGCTTTATTAGGGAGAATGCCCTCCGCAGTGGGTTATCAACCTACTCTTAGTACAGAAATGGGTTCTTTGCAAGAAAGAATTGCTTCTACTAAAAAGGGATCTATAACTTCGATTCAAGCAGTTTATGTACCTGCAGACGATTTGACCGACCCTGCCCCTGCCACAACATTTGCACATTTGGATGCTACTACCGTACTTTCCAGAGGATTAGCTTCCAAGGGTATTTATCCAGCAGTAGATCCTTTAGATTCAACCTCGACTATGTTACAGCCTCGGATCGTTGGCAACGAACATTATGAAACTGCGCAAAGAGTTAAGGAAACTTTACAACGTTACAAAGAACTTCAGGACATTATCGCAATTCTTGGCTTGGATGAATTATCGGAAGAGGATCGTTTAACTGTAGCAAGAGCAAGAAAAATTGAGCGTTTCTTATCACAACCGTTCTTTGTGGCAGAAGTTTTTACTGGTTCTCCAGGAAAGTATGTTGCTCTTGCGGAAACTATTAGGGGATTTCAACTAATCCTTTCCGGAGAATTAGACGGCCTACCTGAACAGGCTTTTTATTTGGTGGGTAACATCGATGAAGCTAGCACGAAAGCTATAACCTTAGAAGAGGAGAACAAATCGAAGAAATGA